The window GTTGGTGCAAAAATCAAAGGTAAAAGTCCCTTTGATTTCGCACCGAATCGCCAGCCTCCCGTACACCCGGCGGGTGAACCCGGCTGCAAATGAACCTACATACAACAGGGAGTCCCGAATGACCCGGGACTCCCTGTTGTGTTGCCAATATGTGCAGGCAGAAAACCTGCTTATCCGGTAGCCTCACAAGTGAGGGGATTACTTACATCCAGCCACGCATTTTATCTCGCCGGAGCAAAGTCTGCCACTTGTCCGAGGAGGCGGTCGATGGTCTCCAGCGTTTCCGGCTGGAGCACGATTTCCACAGCCCGGGCATTTTCTTCCACCTGGCCGGGCTTGCTCGCTCCGATCAGCGCCGAGCTGACACCGGGCTGGCGGAGAATCCAGGCCAGGGCCAGCTGTGACAGCTTCACGCCGAGGCCTTCTGCGACTTCATCCAGCTGGGCAACAACGCCCAGCACATCGTCGCGCAGGTAGCTGCGGATGACGCCATTGACCGAGTCGTCGGCACCGCGGGTCCCTGCCGGAGCCTGCTGGCCCGGCTTGTATTTGCCGGTCAGGATACCCTGCGCCAGCGGAGAGAAGACTACCTGTCCAAGTCCGGCCTGCTTGGACACTTCAAGCACTTCTTGTTCGATGTAGCGCTCGAACATGTTATAGATCGGCTGATTCGCCGCCAGCGGACGCAGATTCAGCCTGCTGCTGATACCGCTGGCGCTAACGATCTGCGCTGCGCTCCACTCGCTGACAGCGGAGTAGAGAATTTTCCCCTGGGCCGTAAGGTCATCCAGTGCGCGCAGCGTTTCTTCCAGCGGAGTCTCATGATCAAAACGGTGGCAGAAATAGATGTCGATGTAATCGGTGCCGAGACGCCGCAGGCTGGCTTCGCATTGCTCCATGATGTGCTTGCGTGACAGGCCGCGGTCGTTCACACCGTCCCCCATAGGAAAAAACACTTTGGTGCTCAGCACGTAATCCGAGCGCTTATACGGACGGAGCGCGGCTCCGATCGCTTTTTCCCCTTCTCCGCGGTTGTATGCGTTGGCAGTGTCAAAGAAATTGATACCGCATTCAAAAGCTTTGGCCACACAAGCATCGGCTGCCTGCTGCTCTGCCGCCGTTCCGTAAGTCAGCCAGCTGCCCAGGCCGATCTCGCTGACCTTCAGGCCAGTATTACCAAGTCGTCTATACTTCACTTTATTTCATTCCCTTCTTTTCTAGCGTATGATTGGTGTTTCGAAACATTCAAGTTAATACTATCACAACTTCATAGTTTTTCGGGAGGCAGACTTGTTATAATAGGAAGAATCCGCGGTGACAAGCCGGGAATGTGTGCAAATGGTGAAACTTACTAAATTATAGTTAAAGGGTGAACATTGATGTCAATTTCATGGTCCAAACCGAACAAGATCATTCTGTTTCAGGGAGATTCCATTACCGACGGCAACCGCGGGCGTGATGAGGACCCCAACCATGTTCATGGACACGGCTACGCTTATCTTATCGCGTCCAAGCTGGGCAGTGAGCTGGCAGAACAGAAGCCGGTATTCTACAACCGCGGAATCAGTGGAGACCGGATCTCAGATCTTTATGCGCGCTGGAACGAGGACGCCATCTATCTGCAGCCGGATGTGCTCAGCATTCTGATCGGGGTCAATGATATCTGGAGAGCTCTGAAGGGCGAGCCGGGCGGGATCACAGACCGTTATGAACGCGCTTACCGCCATGTGCTGGAGGAGACGCGCGGGGTGCTGCCGCAGACGAAGCTCGTGCTGATGGAACCGTTCATCCTGAATACAGGCGCACCGGCGGAGGACTGGCCGCAATGGCATGAACAGATAACCCGTTACCAGCAGATTGTGCGTAAGCTGGCAGAGGAGTTTAATACGGTGTTTGTTCCGCTTCAGGAAGTGTTTGAGGCTGCCGCACAGCGGGCGGATAACGCCTACTGGCTGTGGGACGGTGTACATCCGACAACAGCCGGACACGATCTGATTGCTAAGCAGTGGCTGAGTGTGGTAGAGAAAAGCGGTATTCTGAACGATTAAGGCACTGTTGGCATTTGGTGCAGCAGCCCTCCGGTTTAGGAGGGCTGCTTATTTGTGTCCAGCAGTTTAATTCATTCGGCATGTTTCGCTGGCCTGTTGACACCATCCCGGGATCAGTCGTATGGTACAGGAAGTACAGCCTGGTTATCTGACGGGCATATGAAGCAGCTGGTTCATTTCAGCTGCAGCTAGGAGGGGGGCATCCATGAGTACCCTAAGGAAATGGAGCACGCAGGTCTGGGGGAAGCTTAGCGATATTTTTTACCGGGTGTCTATCAAACAGCGGGTGCTGCTGTCTTTTATATTGTTGATAACGCTGTCAATTAGTGCGATGGGTATCCTGACCTACCGGATTGCCGGTAAAGAGATCCAAAATAATGCCTTTGCAGCCAGCAGGGAAACGGTGGACAAGACGATGCAGCTGCTGGATTACCGGCTGAATGATGTGGCAATGTCCGTTCAGTCGCTGATGCTGAGTGATGCCTACAGGCAGATGATGCTGGATGTGCAGGCTCATGATGTGACCAATTACTATGTGCGCCTGTCGGAGCTGCAATATGTTCTTTCCCAGACTACCTTTAATGAGCCGATGATTGAGAACGTTCTCATTGCCACGCCGATTGGCGATTTTTATTCAACGACACAGGTCCGTGCGCAGGACAATTCATTTTACGGTTCGGAATTGTATGACAACAGTAAAAGAAACCCTGGCGGTTACTGGGCTAAAGGCCATTACGACCGGCTGTTTACAGGCAATCAGCGGGTAGTTTCTTTTGTTGTACGGGGGATATATGATTATACACCCATTACCAATGTGTTCATTGTAGTAAACCTTAGAGAGAACAGGATCGCCTCATTGCTTGGTCAGAATACCGCCAAAAATGAGCGGCAATACCTGCTGATTAATAAAGAAGGGGAAGAGGTTGTACAGAGCAGCTGGAACCCGCAGCAGGACCCGGTGAAGGATCCGAAGTTTCTGCAGGACCGCTCCAAGGGTAGTGAAGGCAATTTCTTTTACACCTCTGATGGCGAGGAATATTTAATGAATTACAAGCAGTCGGCTGTGGCTCCGGACTGGACGCTGGCCGGAGTGCAGTCCAAGGATCAGCTTCTGGGGCAGCTCAAAGGAATCCAGCGGACAATTATCATCGTAATCCTGATATTTCTGCTGACCACCTGGTTTTTCTCGAATAAGCTTACGGCCGCGCTCCTGAGACCGTTGTTTAAGCTGAGCAGGCTGATGCGCAGGGTGGAGGAGAATCAGCTTAGCGTATCTTTTGAGAGTAAATATCAGGATGAGATTGCCCAGGTCGGCTTCCAGTTTAACCGGATGATGGCGGAGATCAAAACTCTGATCGAGGATGTGCGCAAGAATGAAGAGGGCAAACGTCAGGCAGAGATCCGGGCGCTGACTGCGCAGATGGAGCCCCATTTTCTCTATAACACGCTGAATACGATCTACTGCAAATCTGTTATGGGTGAAAATGATGATGTCAATGAGATGATTCTGTCTTTGTCGCAGATGTTCCAGCTGGGGCTCAGCGGCGGCAAGGATCTGATTCCACTGGAGGATGAGCTGTCGCATGTGCAGCAGTACTGTGCTATCCAGCAAAAATGCTATGAGGATCTGTTCGAGTATCAGGTGCTGATCGAAGAGGAGGAGCTGCTGTCTGTTCCCATACCGAAAATACTGCTGCAGCCGATTGTCGAGAACAGCATTCAACACGGGTTTGCCGACCGCAGGACAGGCGGCGTGATCCGCGTGCGGATTGTGCTGAAGGATTCCATGCTGCATATTGTCGTGGAGGACAACGGCAGGGGAATGGATGCTGCCAAAGTAGAACAGGGGATGCGCAAGCGGGAGGTTTCCAAAAAAGGCTATGCTTTGGTCAATATCAGGCATCGGCTGAAGCTCTATTACGGCGCTGAAGCCCGGATGGAGCTGTCCGGTGAGGCTGGTATGGGCTCCCGTACCGATTTATGGATACCGCTCAGTCCGCTTGGGGGAGAGGAAGAAACTTATGGATTATCCGCAGGCTAAGAAAATAAAACTATGCATTATCGATGATATCAAAAGTGTGGTGGACATGATTGCCCGCAAGCCGCAGTGGCAGGAGCACGGCATTGAGGTGGCCGGTACAGCGCTGGACGGCGAAGAGGGCCTGGAGATGATCCGCAGGGAGAAGCCGGATATCGTGCTCACTGACATCCGCATGCCGCGCATGGACGGGCTGGAGATGACCCGGGCGATTCTGGGGTTCGCCCCTGAGTGCAAAATTATTATACTCAGCGCTTACTCGGAATTCTCTTATGCACAGCAGGCGATCCGCCTCGGAGCGATGGATTTTGTTAAAAAGCCCTTTTCGCTTGATGAGATCGTGAACGTAGTCCTGAAAGCTAAAGCATTGTGTCTGCAGGAGCGGGAGGAGCAGGACAGAATCCAGGCGATGGAGCTCAAAATCAAAGAAAGCCTGCCGGTCCTGCGCCAGGAGTATCTGACCTTCCTGATGCAGCATCAGACTGCGGGGCACAGTGCGAAATCGAGATGGGAGTATCTCGGGATCCCGCTTGCGCAGCACAATTTCGTGGTGTTTATTGCAGAGATTGATCATTTTGCTGAGAAGTACTACCGCCAGCCGGTACAGGAGATTGAGCTTATCAGGTTCAGCCTGCAGAATATACTGGAGGAGTCAGTGGCAGAGTGGACCCGGGGGATTATTTTCCGGGAAGCGGCGAACCGCTATGTCTGCATTATGAATACGGATGATTCCGGGATTGCCGGGCAGATTGCCGAGGCCTGCTGCGCCAATGTCAGCCGCTATTCCCGCTGCACCATTTCGGTCGGCATGGGGCTCTATGTCTCTGCGATTGATGAGCTGGCGGATTCCTACGGGCAGGCGCTCAGC of the Paenibacillus pedocola genome contains:
- a CDS encoding aldo/keto reductase family protein is translated as MKYRRLGNTGLKVSEIGLGSWLTYGTAAEQQAADACVAKAFECGINFFDTANAYNRGEGEKAIGAALRPYKRSDYVLSTKVFFPMGDGVNDRGLSRKHIMEQCEASLRRLGTDYIDIYFCHRFDHETPLEETLRALDDLTAQGKILYSAVSEWSAAQIVSASGISSRLNLRPLAANQPIYNMFERYIEQEVLEVSKQAGLGQVVFSPLAQGILTGKYKPGQQAPAGTRGADDSVNGVIRSYLRDDVLGVVAQLDEVAEGLGVKLSQLALAWILRQPGVSSALIGASKPGQVEENARAVEIVLQPETLETIDRLLGQVADFAPAR
- a CDS encoding SGNH/GDSL hydrolase family protein, with the protein product MSISWSKPNKIILFQGDSITDGNRGRDEDPNHVHGHGYAYLIASKLGSELAEQKPVFYNRGISGDRISDLYARWNEDAIYLQPDVLSILIGVNDIWRALKGEPGGITDRYERAYRHVLEETRGVLPQTKLVLMEPFILNTGAPAEDWPQWHEQITRYQQIVRKLAEEFNTVFVPLQEVFEAAAQRADNAYWLWDGVHPTTAGHDLIAKQWLSVVEKSGILND
- a CDS encoding sensor histidine kinase gives rise to the protein MSTLRKWSTQVWGKLSDIFYRVSIKQRVLLSFILLITLSISAMGILTYRIAGKEIQNNAFAASRETVDKTMQLLDYRLNDVAMSVQSLMLSDAYRQMMLDVQAHDVTNYYVRLSELQYVLSQTTFNEPMIENVLIATPIGDFYSTTQVRAQDNSFYGSELYDNSKRNPGGYWAKGHYDRLFTGNQRVVSFVVRGIYDYTPITNVFIVVNLRENRIASLLGQNTAKNERQYLLINKEGEEVVQSSWNPQQDPVKDPKFLQDRSKGSEGNFFYTSDGEEYLMNYKQSAVAPDWTLAGVQSKDQLLGQLKGIQRTIIIVILIFLLTTWFFSNKLTAALLRPLFKLSRLMRRVEENQLSVSFESKYQDEIAQVGFQFNRMMAEIKTLIEDVRKNEEGKRQAEIRALTAQMEPHFLYNTLNTIYCKSVMGENDDVNEMILSLSQMFQLGLSGGKDLIPLEDELSHVQQYCAIQQKCYEDLFEYQVLIEEEELLSVPIPKILLQPIVENSIQHGFADRRTGGVIRVRIVLKDSMLHIVVEDNGRGMDAAKVEQGMRKREVSKKGYALVNIRHRLKLYYGAEARMELSGEAGMGSRTDLWIPLSPLGGEEETYGLSAG
- a CDS encoding response regulator; the encoded protein is MDYPQAKKIKLCIIDDIKSVVDMIARKPQWQEHGIEVAGTALDGEEGLEMIRREKPDIVLTDIRMPRMDGLEMTRAILGFAPECKIIILSAYSEFSYAQQAIRLGAMDFVKKPFSLDEIVNVVLKAKALCLQEREEQDRIQAMELKIKESLPVLRQEYLTFLMQHQTAGHSAKSRWEYLGIPLAQHNFVVFIAEIDHFAEKYYRQPVQEIELIRFSLQNILEESVAEWTRGIIFREAANRYVCIMNTDDSGIAGQIAEACCANVSRYSRCTISVGMGLYVSAIDELADSYGQALSALAYHFYTDGNAVYSYANIVHKPQAVNSYSLSAEQDFLFALRSGNQDKTRLILNRIFGELLELNPLPAPQYVENIGYELAFKICRVMLELFPPGKVQVLEQQVNQLRSRPHPSLQEIRSLLEGLCAEGCRWIEEERSFESNRIIHQAKAYICANLHTSLTLEQVAKQINLSQGYFSNLFKKVLGISFQQFVMHEKMEKAKTMLIEGLQVQEIAMELGYEHRRYFSEVFKKYTDMTPSEFKISYLGRS